The following coding sequences are from one Salvia hispanica cultivar TCC Black 2014 chromosome 3, UniMelb_Shisp_WGS_1.0, whole genome shotgun sequence window:
- the LOC125214742 gene encoding mRNA-decapping enzyme subunit 2-like, which translates to MSSMNRYAIPPPKYALPPQELLDDLCSRFVLNVPKEDQQSFERILFLVEYAHWFYEDNSVENNPSLKSLTLKEFTSLLFNNCNVLKPYVAHIDDIFKDFTSYKVRVPVTGAIILDQTYERCLLVKGWKGTSWSFPRGKKNKDEEDHSCAIREVLEETGFDVSKLLNKDAYIEMIFGQQRVRLYIVAGVKDGTLFAPLTKKEISEIAWHVINELPHANADVISRGSTGLKLYMVAPFLASLKSWISVHPPRVSPRPNRPAKGLTLWKARNSSGGSSTTDYQMSRTVADVYPYVARPSRSFRNFRFDTGPILQAVDAAFSS; encoded by the exons ATGTCGAGCATGAATCGATATGCAATTCCTCCGCCTAAGTATGCCCTTCCTCCTCAAGAGCTCCTCGACGATCTTTGCAG TCGTTTTGTTCTAAATGTGCCTAAGGAGGACCAACAATCGTTCGAGAGGATTTTGTTTCTCGTGGAGTATGCACATTGGTTTTATGAAGACAACTCGGTTGAAAATAATCCATCTCTCAAGTCATTAACTTTGAAGGAATTTACTTCTTTAT TATTCAACAACTGTAATGTCTTAAAGCCATATGTTGCTCATATAGACGATATATTTAAGGACTTCACTTCATATAAAGTCAGAGTTCCTGTTACGGGGGCCATTATACTGGACCAAACCTATGAGAGG TGTCTACTAGTGAAGGGATGGAAAGGGACAAGTTGGAGCTTTCCCCGTGGTAAAAAGAacaaagatgaagaagatcaCAGTTGTGCCATTAGAGAA GTCCTTGAGGAAACAGGGTTTGACGTATCAAAACTTCTTAACAAGGATGCATACATCGAGATGATTTTTGGACAGCAGAGAGTGAGATTGTACATAGTGGCTGGGGTGAAAGATGGCACATTATTTGCTCCTCTTACAAAAAAGGAGATTAGT GAAATAGCGTGGCATGTGATAAACGAGCTTCCGCATGCAAATGCTGACGTCATATCTCGTGGGAGCACTGGCCTCAAGCTCTACATGGTTGCTCCATTTTTAGC ATCCCTAAAGTCATGGATCTCAGTGCATCCACCTCGTGTTTCGCCTCGACCAAATAGACCCGCGAAAG GACTTACCTTGTGGAAGGCAAGAAACAGCTCGGGAGGCAGCTCAACAACCGACTACCAGATGAGTAGAACTGTGGCTGATGTGTACCCTTACGTGGCACGTCCTAGTCGGAGCTTTCGAAACTTCAGATTTGATACTGGCCCGATTTTACAAGCAGTGGACGCTGCCTTCTCTTCTTGA